In Papaver somniferum cultivar HN1 chromosome 9, ASM357369v1, whole genome shotgun sequence, the genomic stretch CGGAATTTCATGGATGCAAGAATTTCTCGGGGACATGTAAAAATCTATCCTAAGATTGTATATATTAATCTAGAACTTAGTTAATTTATTATCGTTGTTTTATCCTTCTTTAACATTTTTATAGTTTGTTGAGGATCATACAAAAGCAGTCCCTTAAATTAAAATGTAAAATGGCCCTCTTTTGGCCATTGGATACAGAATGTAAACCGGTGATAGTCTTGGTAAAAGATTTGGTGTTATTGCATGAAATTGACCCTGCATAAAAGAGcttttatgttatttatttttgtggATTTATGAAAAGCTTCTCGATTGAAACTTACATTTTTTATCTCAGCAAGATAACTATCAATATGGATGATGCTTTTCAAATTATCGGGCTCATTACGGAAGGAAAATTCGTGTTTGAGGATTTCGAAAATGTATTCCTTTTGACAAGGAAATGAATGAGGTAGAAGCCATTATTTTGAAGTTCCTTGTACATAATCCTCCCACTGAAAAGATCATGAATAGTAAAACCATCACAAGTGAAGGTTAGGGAACAATTATTGTCGGAGGTAAATTTATGGACAAAAAGTAAATTGTGAGGGGACGAGGGAACAAGAAAAACATTTTTAAGAACACAAGCTTGAGTAGATATATATAGATATTTAGTAGTAGAGCCTAGATGAGTTATAGGCATACCTTCTCCATTTGCTGCAGAAATAGTTTTAGAGTCCTTATAAGAAAAAGTAGCTGTCAGGTTCTCTTCAGAGACTGTGATGTGGTTGTTTTCCCCAGACTAACTTTGCACATCAGAAAAGACTCCCTACGGTCGAGATTCCCCACCGTAGGTGATCGTGAGTTTACTTAAGAAAAACCCAGTTGTATTATCCAACTATAGTGGAGATTCCCAACCATAATAGATCCTAATATTATCTATGATATAAAAACTCTAACGTATTCTCCACTATATATGGTGGTATCCCAGTCGTAGATGACTTTTAGGGTTAAAATATTTATCCATAGAAATATTAAATAACATTTAATATTCTCACGCAGTTACGGTTAGGTTTTGTAACCGTAGACCAGACCAGTTCTTAATTTTCCAACCGAAAACCTTTTTTTTACGGTGAGGAAAACATGATTTCCCAATCGTAATCTTGGTTTACGATTGGGAGTTCATAATTTCCCAACCGTATGGCGCCTTACAATTAGAAAATTGGGTTTTTCAAAATGCCAAAAAAATCCAACTTTCTACGTGCTTTAAGCGATTATAAGCAACAAAATTGCAGTTGGAGTTAAATTAAAGACATAACTGATACCACCTTGAACATTTGTTTCTTCGTATTCTCTGGTCTTTCAAAATCATAATAAGGTACATAAATAAGTTAATTTTGAGCTCTAGAAAAATATTGTTGAGTATCCAACAAATCATTCATAATGAGGTCATTGTTAAAATGAATGAATTATCTtgattgatttggaagatgaggaATCATATTCCTCAAAGTCTTGTTACAATCACTCATTTGTCATTTGGATGGaaaaaacccaattttttgggttttcaaaaaaaataaataatccccTCATTCTTCTCCCTTTAATATCATTTTTCTCttgttttagttttgattttcaaacacAACTATAAATCAAATCAGTGAGCTAATATAATAACTATAAATCAAATCATTAAGTTAATCTAACCACTATCGACATTTGaaaattattattttgtttttattaaattttTGAGTTGCAACCCTAATAATAAGGTTCTAAAATAGGGGTCTACGCATATAAATCGTCGGAGTAGATCCACAACATCTCTCCAGAACACCTCCAATCTCATGCATAGCTTTTCCACAATTATAACGATTATGCATCCAACGCTCGTTTTACCAATTCTATGGGCATGATTACATCCTCAcaagcattttcaaaaaattAGGACAATCTTGGTCTAGACTTTATATTTCCCAGCTAAATAATTATACTATTATATTAAAAGAAATTGGATTCGTACAAAGCCTTAGTTGGTAACCGAGCAACAAGCTTGgcaccaactcctttttgaatagcaacgcctaatctatgaaaaataaaacttccTAGACTACAACCAACATCATTGCTAACTAAACAATTTTTCAGACgcttaaaaaaacaaacaatatCCTTATTAAGCTCCCCCAAGGTAGTAAAAGATAAAACATCCAAACCATACCCGTGTGAAGTACATTCATCTAAGTATTTAGTACGTTTACGCGAAATTTCTTTCGAAATGGATTGACCTGGAACAAAAGCACGGACCCCCTCCCCAGTGAAGGGAGAGACACCtatgacatccatacacacatctaaGCCGTTATCCCAGTTAAGGACAAGGATATCTGCTGGACGTAGATCCTTACCCAAAGCAACTTCTTTCCGCGCAGGCACACCAACTTTGTAGCAAATATCCGCAATAAAATCACGGAAAAGGTCATGGCGAAACTTGAGGTCAACGTCTTTGGCACAATGGAGTacatgatcaccaaaaatatccacATGCTTATTACAACTAGAGCACGAACAATCTTCGACAAACAAAGGGATGCCGAGCCGATAGAAAACTACCGCTCTGAACTGTTTAGGCCCAAGGTATTGATCTAACCCACTAAAGCACAAACCATCTTTATTAAATTTTTGAGTTGCAACCCCAATAATAGGGTTTTAAAATAGGGATCTATGTATATAAATCACCGGAGTAGATCTACAACGTCTCTCCAGCTAATATTTCAAGCTTCTACATCAAGTTACCAAAAATAGGTGTTCTAAAGCAGGATTTTGATGGTTCTTAACTGATGTAAGCCGAAAAGATGCCAGCATTTCCATTTCCCGTATTTCTCATTCTAGTGTTTTTACACTTTCAGATGGTAAATTGTGGAGTGTTTCAATATTTTGTATGAAACTGATTTAGCTTTCAGCCATTATAACAGTCATGAAATTCTTACGCTTGccttctaaaaaataaaattccCCAAAATAGCTCATTTAACAAGGAACGAAAACATGACTGTCGCCCACCATACACACAACAAAGAGATGTAGAGTAAAGGACAAACTATAAAAATCTCATGGAATTATTTAGTTAGAGATAATCATGTTGTTTCCCTGGTTTCTAACTTGCAATCTTTTGGAAAAAAGAATATCTTTGGGCTTCTCTCTAAACAGGTAAAGAGGATTCTGTCAAAAATAGATAAACTTAATATCTCCGATCATGTCtataaaaaaaggagaaaattCATGAAAAATTAGTTTAATTAGAGAAGTTATATGATACTCAAGAAGCAATAGCAAAACATCAGTCAAGAGATAACATGGTACAATTAGgtgaaaaaaacacaaaatacttCCATAATAAAACATTAAAAAGGAGGAAACGAAACACCATAGAATGTCTAAAGAAGAACAATAATGAAATTACTTTTAACAAATCTCAAATGAAAAATGTCTTGTCAGATTATTTTATTAGTCTCTTCTCTGCAAATCCTGACTCAATCCTCTTCCAACACATTCAGCCTGGTATAtcccaagaggaaaatgtggCTCTAAATATTGTACCATCTTCAGAGGAAATCCTTAAAGTGGTAaagaatttaaaaccaaatatATCGCCAGGACCAGATGGCTAGTTTTTTTAAACAGAATTTGGATACTGTAGGGGAATAAGCAATTGCTTCAATCCAACACTTTTTTAGAACGGGAGAATCACATCCCGAGCTAaataaaacttttctttttcttatgcCCAAAACTAGACACCAAAAGGATCCTAGCCAAATCAGGCCTATTAGGCTATGCAACACATTTTACAAGATAATAACAAAGATTTTAGCCGATAGAATTAAACCACATCTAGACTCTATAATCTCACCTTTCCAagatgttttattttattttattattattacctaAAAGACAAATCACAGACATCATAGTTGTTTCTTAGGAAATAATTCATTCTCTTAAAAAGAAAAAGGTTAAATAAGCTATGATGGAAAACAAAATTGATATGTCTAAAGCTTTTAACAGGGTTGATTGGGATTTCTTAATAACTGCTCTGAAAGCTTTTGCTTTTTATCAATCCTTTTGTAACCTCATATTTAAATGTATCTCAACAACATCCATAACAGTATTGTTCATTGGTAGTACTGGTATTTATTTTTTACTAACTAGAGCAAAGAGACCCATTATCTCCTTATCACTATATTATCTGTATGGAGATTTTCTCTAGACTGCTCCTGTctaaagagattgagaaaacCATTCATGGAGTCAAATTGACCCCTAAGAATAACccaatctcacacttattttttgctgatgattgtttGTTATTTATTGAAGCTGACCTCAAAGAATGTCATATAAATTTTTAGTAATGGCTTTGGAAAACTTTTTAAATTTGATACATCAAGGGTGTTTTTTAGTAAGAAAGTTCAACCCAAACATCAACGAATGATGCCTAAAATATTAAAAATTGAAAACCACTCTTTATTGATAAATTAAAAATGAAATTATTTGAAGGTATAATAGAAAAAGTGGAATATAAAATTCAAGGATGGaagggtccaagagcatagctcagtggtatcccatcaactctaGTAAGGAGGGAGCCAGGGGTTCAATCCCCGCCGCCGTAAAGGTTTGTGgtagattagttgtatagtgggttgAGCGGTGTTGGGTCTGGCAGTGGGTCCAGTCCAACTGGCTGAGTTCGGGTAAGGGACTGGGTCCGGCTTTCgcgtatcaaaaaaaataaaataaaatcaaggaTAGAAAGGAAAAATTGCAACTCTATCTAGCATGTCAAGTTATCAGACAGTCTGCTTTATCATTCCTAAAAAAATTACCAACAAAATATATGCATTACAAAGGGACTTTTGGTGGGGTAAAGAATCCAACAGTAGGGGATATTATTCCAGATCATACTCTTGTCTTTGCAAACCCATTAGTAAAGGGGGTCTAGGCTTCAGACATGCACACAAGTTTAACTTAGCTCTAATAGCCAAATTAGCTTGGAGATTATTAACATAACCTAATGCTCTTTGGGTTACTCAGCTCAAACCTAAATATTTTAGGAAAACCTCTGTCTTTAGAGCTAAAATTCCCTTTGCgagttcttggatttggaaatgtatATATAAAGGAATAAAGCTAGTTGAAAAAAATAGCATATGGGAAGTTGGGAATGGACAGAGTATAAATATATGGGAGGATAAACGAGTACCCAATTTAGTTGATAACCTGAGCCAATTCAGGAACACAACTAATTCTCACTTAACACTTGTGGTGGACCTTATTGAATCACTAAAAAGTGGAATGAATTTAGAGACCAAACCAGATAAACTTAGATGGCTTCTAACAACAtcgtttaatttcactgttaaatcCATGTACTCAAAATTAAATGAAAGAACAATTAAAATTTATAACTTAGGTCTGTCAAACTCATTTTGGAAAGGTCTATGGGCTTTTGACCTGTCTCACAGAATAAAGTTTTTCACATGGAAGAAGCAGTCTCTACAAACCTCAAGTTATCCAGATTTATGAAAGATGTCTCACCTAAGTGTACATTTGGTTGTGAGGAAATAGAATCCATAGAACATTTATTTTTCCGCTGTAAATATGCAAAATCAGTATGAGCTACAAGTCCATATCCAATTGAGTCAAACTTTAGTTTTTCAACCGCATTTTTAGATATTTGTAAGGATTGGATAAAAAAGGCCAACCCAGTCTTGCCTATAAAAAGTTTAATTACAAAAatttggtttatatggaaagaaagatgtaaCAGAACATTTGAAAAGAAGCAACAATTTTATTTACAGAAAGCATTAGAAATATAGGGACACTTGAACTTCAGGTATAAATAGAAATATAATGCCACAAACAAATTGGTCAATCTTCctggaaaaacaacaacaacttggAAGGCTCCCATGAGTCTTCAAAGTAAAATTAATTTAGATGCAGCTTGGGTCTCATAAATTGCATCAGCAGGTTTTTCCTTAATTCTCAGAACTGATGCAGGTAACTTTGAACAAGGAAGAGCAGGACCCATCTCAACATCATCTCCAGAAGATGCGGAAACACTAGGACTTCTACAAGCAGCTGGATGGACAAAAGAATGCAGATTTACAAATTTCAGTGTTGAAGGAGATTGCAAGAACCTTTTTGAATGGCTTACCTTCCCCGATAACTTGGCAAAATCAAACTATTACGGAGGAAGTAAAACATGAAATTAGCTTTTGttcaaaaattttgggtttttcttTGTTCATACATCAGCAAACAATGTGGCTGATGTTCTAGCTAAGGAAGCTTTTAGAATTGTTCTTAATTGGGTAAATTACCCTCCGTCTTGTACTGTTCAAgctttagaagtagataaatGTAATGTTAGGGAAGAACATGTTATCCCAACATTCGATGGCTCTCCTTATTTTGATGTAAGGGTTACTACCCCTAAGTTAGCTCTTTAAATCACCAtctaactttcaaaaaaaaattttaaaaatataataataatagtaaaggACAAACTCTTGGTGGCATTTCATTTGATTAATAGTCAGAAAGAAGCAACATTACCCATAAACAATAACTAAATGACCAAATATGTGAATCATTTGAAATCTCATGAAAGAGTTAAAACTATCTTTCTGTCCGTTAGAAAACACCTAAGATATCTCAGTTGCCTTCATATTTTGGGTCAGCCACCACATAATGGTAAGCAATCACCAAGCCGAAAATGAAGATACCAAGAAAATTGGCAATGAACCCGAGATCCTGGTCATCAATCATCTGCAAGAGGAACAAAATAAAAGTACAATATGTTAATCCAGGAAAGGGGAAATGTAATTCTGAAATTTAATATCATTAacatgaaaaattgaaaaacaataTTACATGAAACTCACTACTTCCGAACTGTAAACACTAAGCAAGGAAGAGAAGAAGATATAAGCTTCATGCTCACTGGCTTCCATAAAACCAACCTCCCCGTTGTGTGTTTGTCTCTTGTTTATGAAAAGTTGGTGGTTCAAAGCCGTTTCACCAGAAAATTATCTTTTCCAAGAAAAATCTAGGGTGCCTAAGACAGAAAAGCTAATTGAGAAACTATTGGGGTAAGGGCACCAAGCAACATATACTTCAGTTGCAGCCTTTATGTTTGGAGCTATCGGGAAAGGAATGTAAAAACAGATATTTCAACCCGACACACCCATCAAATTATGTCCTACATACATTTCATAAATCCAGGCATATTCAATTCGAATTTGAATATCTATCTAGACTAGCAAACAATGTAAGAACATCGCGACACACCCATCAATTTATGTGCTACATACATATCATAAATCcaggcatatttgaatatctaTCTAGACTAGTAAACAATGTAAGAACAACAAAGTCATCCAGTAAGTAGATTTTACCAGTGATATCATATTCAACATGCGAGACATTTCTCTAAATCTCTGTCACAGCAAAACACCAATGTATCTATCTTGATAAAACAACAACTTCCAGAATTGAGGCATTGTAACACGAGAATTAATAAGATATACATACAATTGTATTCTTCCACATCGAAAAGAAAAATAACTTCAAACCTAGTCATCATCTATACAGATTAAGAAGATCCTAAAACTAATTCAGTCCCCTCTTTACATTTCTCAGATACATACTACAGGATTCAAATATATTTAAACTAAACCTTTTAAGCATTTCAATTTCCGTAATAACAGCACAAATTCACAACACAGAGACCAATTTCGACTACACAGTTCCTTAATACTAACAGAAAATTCAACAGTTCCAGATCTCATCTAAAATCCAATGGATAAATAAATCAGAACAGACCTAAATAGAATATTACTCATGATAATTGATTCTAGAACCATAAAAATCAAGAACTAAAAAGGGATTAGTAACTATTACCTCTTTGGATTAGTGGGACGTCGTAGAGAATCGAAATTGAAATTTTTAGGtttctttgaagagagaagaGAATAATACGAGAAAAATCCTTTTTGCTCACTGGTTAAACTTTGATATAAGCAGAACTACTGAAGTGCTAGTGGGCTTTTTGCAAGCCCAACAGAGCAATTCCAAAACACCCTCGAGCGATTTTTCTGGCGGTGTATTGCAAATTTGCAATATTTTCTCCATGAAGTTAGCTTCGAAATATTGAATGCCAATAAATATTTCATATTTGTGCGGAGGCAATAAACCCGATTAGGGTTTTAAGGTCGGGCGAGACGCCGAGACCTCTGCTCTTGTTGTTTTACAGTAATGGTGATCGATGACTTACTACGGTTGACAGGTATATTCTGTATAAACTATATATATAATCTAtgcatattttttctgtaatcaTCACATAGTTGATCTTAAAAACCATTATAGTTAATCAGTTTGGCACAATGCATTCTTACCAGACAACTTAACCATGGATGAGAGCAGTTCACCACAATCTAATATGGAAGACAGAATCAGCGATTTACCAGATAATTTAATTCGTCTTGTCGAAAAGATGGCAACACATTTGGAGATCTCTGACAATTCTTAACTTCGACGTGTCTCAGTTTAGTTCGAGCCGAACGGGAACATTCACCAAATTTACGAATTTTATGTATATGGTACTCTTGTTTCGTGACGATCACAGGATACAGAGGTTTCCGCTTGATTTCCGTCAAGATAGAATTGATTCATCTCATATCCATAAATGGATTGCTAAAGCTGTAAAGCATAATGTTGAAGAGCTATGTATCAAGAGCAATACATCGAATGAATTCTCTATATTTTCACACAGCTTGTGTTTGTGTACTTGTAAGTCATTGACAAAGTTGGAGTTGGAATTGCCATGGGGTTTCAACTTCGGTTCAGAGATTGTTTCTACGGCCGTGATTTTACCTAAGCTTAAATCAATGAATCTGCTGTTTGGATATCTATCGGATGATAACGTGGATTTAGCTAGCGAGTTATTTACTAAATGTCCAGCTCTGGAGTCGTTGGTCTTGGTTTTCAGTAGCTGTCGACCTATAAATCTCAGAATTTCTGTGCCAACACTAAAGCATATCAGCCTTACAGGTCAGCAAGGTCACACTATGTGCTCCAAATCTTTCATCCTTCATCTGCTTTACTAGCCTGGTAGAAGATTACCGTCTGGAGAATCTTTGTTACTGCTGATGTCAGTATCAACATAGGACAAGACGATAAGGTGAACAACATCGAGCTTCGTGAAGCGACAAAAGTGTCTTATGCTCAAAGTATGGTGGAATTACTGAGAGGGATGCTCAACGTGAAAGTTCTATCGTTAACAAATGAATTTAAGGTATGGCCATTTTTACAATTATTTCGAGATGCCATTGCCTAAAACTAACGTTGCTTCTTTCTGATTATTAATCAAATTATTTACTCTGTCAAGGTTTTAGCAGGAGCTCCTGAAATTTTGGACTGCCGGATTCGTAACTCTCCAAAGGTTGATCCTTAAAACCTGGCTTTCAAGAGGTTGCATAGACGCAATAATATATTTACTCAGGAAGTCTCCTAATCTAGAATTTCTGGAGCTAAACATAGAACCGGTAATGAGTCTAATTTCCAAACTCTTCGTCATGCTTTTCATTTGGTTAATTATCTCCATATTCTACTTACTGGATAAAATTACCTCCGGTTTATGTTCAATGCCGTTCAAGTTCAAGTAACCATTGGTCGTTTTTATTATTGTTCTATAATGTTACCAGTTTGAGAGTCTATCTAGTtgcttaactttttattttgcaTTTGTCTTAGACGGTTTTAGATGGAAAAGATATTTGGGACTCAGCAATATCATTGCCATTCATGTTGCATCACCTCAAGCATATGATTCGAGGTGTCCGGGGATATAGCAGTAATGAAGTACAATTTATAAAAGTCATGTTGAAAAGTGCCGTGGCCTTGGAGAAAGTTGTTCTTTTCGGTAAATTTTCTGAACAAGACCTTAGAGAAAGTTGGCCTTGGTGAAAGTTGTCTTGCAGAAAGAAACGAGCGAAGAAATTCAAAGAGGCACTTCTTGCATATCCAGGAGCTTCTAGTATTATGTCGTTCAGGGCCGATTCCAAGTAGGGTGGCAATGTGGCATTCTAATACCAATTTTTAAATTTGCATTGCACATTGTAAGAATGTTATAATGATTACCTGCAATTCCATGGCTCAAGCCGAGGAATATGCTTATGCACATCTTTATATCTAGGTGGCATAACTCTGATTTTACAACCATGTTTTCGAAGACTCTCAATTAGCCGTGTCCCACTGGAAAAGACAAACTATAAGTTTTGGTACTTTTGAAGATATAAAACATTGAATATTAAgttgtcatttttttttcttttttattattttcagtgTATTTTAAACTGATTGGATTAGTGTGTACCTAAACtaactggggaatagtgaaggttctACTTTTTTTTTAGCCCGCATTACAATagaagtagagccatctaatattgATCCTTGAGGAGATCTCTTGATATTAGATTCATCTACTGATAGATGATGCTGAATACAAGATGAAGGGATATTTTCCCAGAAAAGAGCAGAATTTAAGTTCCTTACAAATTTAGCTAAAATGTTTGCTACTATATTTCCTAGTCTTGGAACGAATTGAAAACCCAAAAAGTTGTTGCAGAAGCTTGCTATCCTTTCTGCCTCATCTAGACAGGCTTTAGTACGCTAAGAAATATCTGTATTCTTTCCATGAAGATAGTTGAAAAGGCTTTCACAGTCTCCCTCAATGCTGAAATTCTCAAATTCCTTTCTCCTTTGCCCAATTAGCTGCTTGTAACACTCCTATAGCTTCCGCTTCTTGGGGGTCTGAGCTTCCTGATTGTCCTGATCTTCCTCCTTCTGAATTTCCTGCATCATTTCTCATAATTATAGCATAACTGGAAGGTAAGTTGTCAGAGATCCAGGCGGCATCAACATTAATTTTGAAGTGTCCTTTTGAAGTTTTCAGGTTTACTAATTCTTCTGGACCAGAAAGAAATATGTCCTTGTATTTCTAGAGACAAATTCTTTGTTGTTttagatttatcttcaaaaacCCTGTTGCATCTCTCTTTCCAGATAAACCACATCTTAGTAAGCATTAGTTCTAAAAAAAATTCCTTCCTAGGGGTTATTGATCCAATCCTTGCAATGATCTAAGATCTTACTTGAACTATCTATATACAGAAAAATAGAATTAGGAGCTAAATTCCATACTTCCTTAGTATAAGGACACTGAAATAAGAGGTGTTCAGTAGTTTCTATTTCAATTCCACACATAGTGCAGTGAGGATCCACATCTTTTACTTTTCCATAGAGTTTGGAATTAATAGATAGAGGGTTTTACAAGCATttccatataaaaaaaattaattcgttGAGAGATATATAGTTTCGACATAGCTTTCCAAAAAGAATCAGGTAAAGCTAAACTAACAAATTCAATACCAGTTTCATTCAATTTATCATACAAGGATTTAACTGTGTACTCCTCTGATTTAGTTAAGGTTCATCTGAGTTGATCTTTCTTAAGAGTGTGATTCTTATGATAAATTTTACTAATTTTGGAAGCAATACCAACAGGGATGATTGAGTTGATAAGGGAGAATTTTCAAGGTCTATTAAATATGAGACTAAGGTGAAATGGTTATTGTATGTGTTATTTAAGTTCACTAGAGTTTCATTCATTCCAGGTATCTATTTATGATATCTTGTCCATTTTCTACTTCCCGGATACTATAATTATGAATAAGTTATATGCCTTAACTAATGCAATTCCAAGTCCAAGAGCCATTAGTTTTAGCTTTTGCCCTAAGCGGCGATATAGATCTAAAATATTTAGAACCCATAGTTTTACCCAAAGAGCGTTTGGTTCTTTAACTAACCTCCAAGCCAATTTAGCATGCATTGCAAGATTAAATTTACGAGCATCCTTAAATCCTAAAACCCCTTTCTGAAGAGGCTTGCAGAGGTTTGGCCAGGCTTTTGGGTTAAAGCCTTTTCTACCAGTTTCTTTTCCCCACAAAAAATCTCTTTGGATTGCATTGATTTTATTAGTCATCTTTTTAGGAAGAATGAATCATCCCATCTGATAAGAAGGATTGCTAGATAAAACAACTTTATTTAAAACAGATCTACTAGGTTGCGAAAGGACCAAGCCTTTCCATCCTTCCTAGAATTGGGGAAAAAGTTTAATTTTGGATCTATCCATAAAAAGAGGAGCTCCTAAATAAGGGTCTCGAAGGCTTATATGTTTTATTTTCAGAAACTTATACATCATTCTCTGATGTTTTGGTTCTACTAAAGAAGACACCTGACTTCTCAAAATTGATAAGTTGGCATGAAGCCTTACTAAAAATAGCAATTATATCTAGTAAGTTTCTACATTTTACTAGATCAgctttcacaaaaaaaaagacaGTTATCTGCAAAAAAAAAGGTGTGAGATTGGTTCATTCTTGGGGGTTATCTTGACTCCATGTAGAATTTTATTACTACGCTGATGTAGAAGAAGTCTAGAAAAAATTTCCATACATATTATGAATAAGTATGGGGAGAGAGGATCTCCTTGACGTAATCCCCTATAAGGATTAAAAGATTCACCAGG encodes the following:
- the LOC113314000 gene encoding dolichyl-diphosphooligosaccharide--protein glycosyltransferase subunit 4A, translated to MIDDQDLGFIANFLGIFIFGLVIAYHYVVADPKYEGN